CACTTGCAAACTAATCTGCGTTTGATTCTGGGGTTTCCCCAAGTCCAGACGATCTGATGGGAAGCTCTTCAGGCTTCGTATATCTTGCCCCTGGAAATGCACCCGCTCAGAGACCCCTGGGAATTGCTACCATCGGCAGGATAGGACGCCCGAGCTTCAATTGCCAAACCCGATCAGATCAACGTCCAAGGGCCAGGGCGGGCAAGCATTCCAAGTAGATCAGCACCATAATCGACTTCAGAGGATGATGCGAGAAAGCCGCTTGCTGGGGTGACCTGTCGAGCAGACTTGCCATTTCTCTGCTCCGTATCCTGCGCGGTCCCGGATGCCCCTTGTGCTACCCAGATATGCATTCTGATTAGCTGAATGAGTGATAGACGAACCATTCGTTCAGGGGATCCCAGGCCCCGTCTGCGGGAAAACGCAAGCGCCTGTTTGTTCTTGAGCTGGTAAATGTGTATTCTGCTCTTCCATCTTTCCCATCTGTTTGCGCGGCGCTGCGATCAATATCCCCCCCCTCGTCAGCTGGTTGGTGAGGCTTGATGAGCAAACGTGCTTCCTTTCCAGCAGCCACTCCTTGCTCGAATTCTCACACCTGCAGATTTCCTTGGGGTCGTGAACCGGTTATGGAGTAGAAGGATCTGATGCTAATGGCACTCGGTGATGGTTTAGACTTCCTCGCCTTTCCCTTCTGATCCGATCACGACTACGGCAGATAGGCAGACACCGCAGCGTCAAGGTTGTCGGCAGGGTACCGAGAGTTACCAGCGAGGTGCGTTGATCTCCAGATAGTCTCACCGAATCACCCAGCAGTGGGCTCACCGGCCGAGGTTTCGGTGTTTTCCCACACCGGACACCGGTATCCATTACAGATGGGAGGGTGGACTAGGGTTGTAGACGTGATGCATGATAAAAATACATTAGTCACATCTGGCTCGCACGTTCCTGAGCCCTGGATGACGTCAGGCAGTGTCCAGGGAAATGCAGATGAGGCTGCAATCATAATACGTCAAAATGAACCAGGCATGAGCATTCTCAAGAGAACAGCGACAGTGACGTCacagccaccgccgcctATAACCAGCCCGCCGCGACGACACCAACAATCCATCTCCCATCCTCACCTGCCATCAGAAAAATGGAGAAACAGCCACCTACTAACTACGACGGCGCCCAGACGACAGGCGTCCGCGTCAATGACCCCAGCGCAGATGGCCTGGATCGCGACCGGGCGTACGATTCCGGGTTCAAGTACCAGATCCCCGAAGCGGGACAGCAAAATAGCAGCGAGCCCAGCTATCAACCCCATGCCGCAGTTGGGGCAGACAGTGAGTTTTGACTCTTTCGAACGAGCCAAAAGATGAACGGTTTCTCACCAGCCAGAACCACAAACAGGACCCCAAACTGCAGGCGGAGATATAGGCGAGACCCTCGGCGGCGGGGTAAGGGGAGTTTTCGCAGGGGTCCATGTACGTGCAGCTTCAACCACTGCTGACAATCCAGAAAATGCTGACATTACCAGGGCGCTGGCGAGTGGCTGCGTGGGGGACTCAACTCTGCAGTCGACCGCACCTTCGGCAGCGACGAAGGGGCGACGAGGAACGACGCCATTGCGCGCGCCGGCCAGGAGCAGATCAGATCGGGCAAGTTCAGTGGCGATACCCACGCAAACAAGTAATACAAGTCGAAACAACCAATGTACTTAATATCCGCAAGTCCGGGAATTCGGAGTCTTTTTTTGATAGCGATGGTGATTCGGCGACCGATGCCAGCGCCGGAGTTAAGGCGGGGACGCGTTAACCCCGGCCATGCCCGGACATACAGCGTGCACCGTAGTTACTGtagcctcctcttcccccttCCCATCTTTCTGTACCCTCAATATCCAATGTGGACATCCCCAGTCGACGATCAACGACCATGTCCCTCCATCTAAATGGCATCGCCCTGATCACCGGCGCAGGTAACTTGCAGcttcgccatcctcttctcACCTTCTGAATCGCACAATAGGCCATGGAATCGGACGAGAGTGCGCCCTCGGATACGCCGCTGAGGGCGTCAAAGGCATTATCCTCGCCGACACCAGCTACGACGCCGCTCTCGATGCCGCACAGGAGAGCGAGACCGTCGCGACAAACCCAGCCTTCACGGCGGTAGCCACGCAAGTCGACATGACAGACCCCGCCAGCATCGCAGGGATGGTCAGCAAAGCAATGAAAACATTCGGCAGAGTCGACTACTACGTCGACAGCACAAGGGCAGGGTATACAAACCTCCCAGCAACGGGGTCATCGGAACAAGATCGTATCTGGCAAGACAGCGCGGAGGGAACACTACACTGCATCCACGCCGTGGCACAGGTGATGAAGAGCCAGGCCGTTGGGAAGTACAAGTACCGCGGACGAGTGCGAGAAGCGGGCCGCGGGTCCATCGTTACCGTAGGAGCGCCCAGTACCGACCTGGGCAGGAATACCGTTGCTGAAGATGCAGTCCTCAGACTGATCCGTAAAGCCGGTGGGTAGTGCTACTCCACCTGAATAGCCTGAGCTGATGTACACGTTCCTGCGGACAGCGATTGGCCTCGCTACGTGTGGAATCCGAGTGAATACGGTCTGTCCGGGGTTGACGGACGACGTGGACCCGGTTCTCAATGAGAAGATTGACCCgctggtgatgaagagtgcCGTTCCCATGACCCGGCCGGCGAGGCCTGAGGAGATCGCCGACATTGCCTTGTTCCTGAGCAGTCCTAGAGCTAGCTATGTGACCGGTGCGGCCTGGGCTGTCGATGGCGGTATGAAGGTGCAGGCTGAGGCAGCCAACGAGATGGGTAATTAGGGCATAAGTACCGATTGCAGTCTAGTGCCTCTTGAAAACCATACATTGCAGATCTCGCCACCGACATTTATTCTCCCCAGAAACTGCATATGAAGATAATAACCCAGGCTGTTTCCGTGATTATCGTAAGAAATTTTAAAACCGGCAATGCAGCATTTCCACATATCCGCCTCAATATAGATAGTATCATCGCGAGACATGTTGTATTCACTATCCGAGATAAGCTTGGAAGTATTCAACCATTTGATGGGACAAAAGATCAAGAGCGTTCATAATTCTCCAGCCCAACGGATACCAAAGAAACTCCACGTCCAGTGCCTTCTCCCTCCGTTCTGCCTGTTATTCCAATTTGCTCCA
This is a stretch of genomic DNA from Aspergillus puulaauensis MK2 DNA, chromosome 8, nearly complete sequence. It encodes these proteins:
- a CDS encoding SDR family NAD(P)-dependent oxidoreductase (COG:Q;~EggNog:ENOG410PPEB;~InterPro:IPR036291,IPR002347;~PFAM:PF00106,PF13561;~go_process: GO:0055114 - oxidation-reduction process [Evidence IEA]), which gives rise to MSLHLNGIALITGAGHGIGRECALGYAAEGVKGIILADTSYDAALDAAQESETVATNPAFTAVATQVDMTDPASIAGMVSKAMKTFGRVDYYVDSTRAGYTNLPATGSSEQDRIWQDSAEGTLHCIHAVAQVMKSQAVGKYKYRGRVREAGRGSIVTVGAPSTDLGRNTVAEDAVLRLIRKAAIGLATCGIRVNTVCPGLTDDVDPVLNEKIDPLVMKSAVPMTRPARPEEIADIALFLSSPRASYVTGAAWAVDGGMKVQAEAANEMGN
- the dprC gene encoding protein dprC (COG:S;~EggNog:ENOG410PZ53); translation: MEKQPPTNYDGAQTTGVRVNDPSADGLDRDRAYDSGFKYQIPEAGQQNSSEPSYQPHAAVGADRPQTAGGDIGETLGGGVRGVFAGVHGAGEWLRGGLNSAVDRTFGSDEGATRNDAIARAGQEQIRSGKFSGDTHANK